From the genome of Brassica oleracea var. oleracea cultivar TO1000 chromosome C4, BOL, whole genome shotgun sequence:
TCGGTTCTTTGGATTTAAAATACATGATTTGTACATATTTTAATAGCCAAAACATAACTAAAATCGATTCAAAAATAAGAAAAAACATCAAACGTGATCATTCAAAATCAAGCGAAAGATAAACATAGTTAGTGATANNNNNNNNNNNNNNNNNNNNNNNNNNNNNNNNNNNNNNNNNNNNNNNNNNNNNNNNNNNNNNNNNNNNNNNNNNNNNNNNNNNNNNNNNNNNNNNNNNNNNNNNNNNNNNNNNNNNNNNNNNNNNNNNNNNNNNNNNNNNNNNNNNNNNNNNNNNNNNNNNNNNNNNNNNNNNNNNCGGGTTCTGTCGGATATCCATTTAGGTCCGGGTTCGGTTCGGATAATACCCATAACCCAAAATACCAAAAAACAGGATCCATTCGGTATTTATGTCGGGTTCGGATCGGTTCGGATTCATTTTTATCGGATCGGGTTCGGTTCGGATTTTCGGGTTCGGTTTATTTGCCCAGCCCTAATCATTAAAGTATAATTTACCTCTACTATAAAAAAAATAAAGTAAACCATAATCACCGTATTAAAATTGAAATGAAAAGTTAAAAAACAACAATTAGTGATAATAATCCCAAAAAGCTAAACCTTTCCTTTTCTATAATGGCGCCGACAATAAAATCATGACCATTTATTATAAATTATGATAATGAGATGAGTGGGTTTATTCGTACTCATTAGTCTACGGACTACAAGGAAACTACAAAGCTTTTTTATTTTTATTTTATTTTTTATTTATTTTTTTATTTTACAACAAAAAGTTAAAACGAAACTTAGTTGATTCATAACCCAAGAGCCACCTCGAGGGAATTAAGTCAACATAAACTATAGCAGAAAGCTGATTCCTAGCACCTCGTGTCAGCTTATCCGCCAGTGTTTTTTTCGTCCTCGGAATATGTTGAATAGTAAAGGGATGAAAAAAATTTTTACATCGCATAAACTCCTCCGTGTGTGTAATGAACGTCGGTCATTCTGTTGGTGTAGACACCATCTTCACCTGTTGAGAGTAGTCAGTTGCAAACACCACTTCTGAGATTTGTAGGGTCTTCATGCACTCCATCACTCATATCAAAGCTTCACATTCAGTATGTAAAGGTGATAGACTCTTGCGAATAGCATTGCACCCACCATGGTATCAGTTGATCCACCTTTTTTATAAACCCATCATTGCCCTGTGCAAGAATCTTGTTCCCTCCATGCCCCATCAATGTAACACTTATTTATGTCATATACAATATGGTTCTCCACAATATGTGGGAATGTCCGGTTTATAGAATTTTTGGTCTGAGATTCAGCCCACAAGACACTTTCTATTTCCGCAGTCCGGAGAAGATCTAAAGGATCCCTTATCTGATTTTTATAAATCTTAGCATTCCGATTTTTCCAAATATACCAGGAATCCATGGAAAATAGCTCAATCTGATTCTTTAGGTATCCGCCAAAAAAAATAGTCCATGTTTGTAAAAAGAGTTGGGTCGGAAAAATCCTTGGACATGATGGAATATTAGATAACGCCCAAATTTGAAGTCCTAATGGACATTAAAAAAACACATGATTAATAGATTCTTCCTCAGCCCCATACATTTGACATTGCATATCACATTTAAGCCATCAAGAGTGAAGATTCCTATACACCGGCAAACAACCAGAGATTATTTGCCAAACAAAATGTTTCAATTTTGGTGAGCATTGTAGCTTCGAAGAGTGCGCCAATAATGGTTTAGTATCTGGCCCCATATCCCTATACTGAGCACCCATAGCAAGATATAATTTATCGGTCTGATAGCCTGATTTAACCATATATTTACCATTATCCGTAAAATGCCAGCCATATGAATATGGCTTAGGGTTACGACTAATGGCTAAACTCTGTATATAGTACTCACATCGTCCTGATGAACATATGCTTTGAGTAAATCCAGATTCCAAGAGAGATCCACTAGATTAATTAAATCCTCCACCTTAAGTAATGGATTCAAGAATTGATGTGAAAATTTTGGGATTGCTGACCTCGGGCGAAGAGCGGGGGATCCAAGGATCATTCCAGACTGAAATGCTTGAACATGTTTCCATTCTTTTGATTAGCCATTTATTAGCCAGAGATCATGTTATACTCCTCCACCCATATGAAGGAGAATATGATCTGATAGGATCCAAAGGACCTGACTTTTGATAATATCTACCTTTAAATACTCTTGCAAAAAGCGAATAAGGTTTGTCGATTAATCTCCACAACTTTTTCTCTAATAAAATCGTATTAAAATTCTGAATATCTCTAAAACCAATGCCCCATTCAGCTTTATCCTTACATATTTTGTCCCATGAAATCCAATGCATACCATTTGTATTGCCGCTGCCACCCCACCAAAAATGAGCAATTGTGCTCGTAAGTTTCTTAGTAACCGTTTTTGGTAAACGGAAGCAAGACATAACATGATTTGGCATGGGAGATGCTACTGATTTAATTAAGACTTCCCCTTCGTAATAAATCGGAGACTCCAATTATTGACTTTATTATTAACTCTTTCATTAAGAAAACCAAAACTTGTATTTTAGAACCACCAAAACTCTCTGGTATTCCTAAGTATGTTCCCATGCCACCTAGTATAATAATACCCAATACATGTTGTACTTCTAATCGTACTGAATCTGGAACCTTATGTCTAAACTGTAGTGACGATTTCAAAAAATTAATCTGTTGTCCCGACGCTTTTTCATAATCTTTCAAAATTTGTAGAATGACCTCACATTTTTATCTATTGGCTTTGCAAAAAAAAAAAAGACTATTATCAGTAAATAATAAATGTAAAAGCTTTTTTATTTTCTGAAACTAATTTATCTTCTTTACAGAACTACTATAATTTTCTGCTTTTGTAATTTTTTTGGTTGGTAAAATAGCTTTTGTAGTTAAATGCTTGAAGTGTTTTGTTTTGTCATCATTTTTTTTCAAAAGTATCACGAAGATCCAATACTATTACAAATTCAGTGTTTATGAAATTTCATGAAAAATAGATGATACCTAATATCTGAACTAATCATAAACCTACAGTTTGTGTTTTTACAAAAAAAAAACTAAAATTTGTTGTCTTTATGCAACTCAAAGTTACTTTTCCTTTTTTTGAATATTTGTTTCAAATATCTCATTATATTTATTTTTTTGCTTGCTATCAAATTTATACATGTCTTGACTAAATTGCAGATGCAAAATTACAACAAAAAAAGTTTCATCTTCTTCATTTTCTTGTGATCATCGTCGTGGTGATTATCTCCAGTCATTCAAAAATGACTAAACCAATAAAATCAGAAAAAATTAACTTTCTTTTAACTTGATATTCCATACAAATTACAGAAAATATACTAAAATCGTAAAAAGAAAACAGAAAAATCACTTTATTCTTGGGTTAGGCCAGTTATGGCTCCTCAACTCCACAAGGATTGAAAATTTAAGCACATACAAGCATTCATTCATCCTCCTCATCCACATCGTTCATCACGCTCTAAAACATCCAACAAGAGGATGATACAGCTCACGACCGCTATGTTTATGAAGATGGTTCTTATTACCATGATAAACCATTCTCTCTCCATCAATCAAAGCTTGAACGTAACGAAACTCAGCCACGTGGCAAGGGATCGTGATGGTGCCCTTTTGATCGAATCCATACTCATCTTCTGCTTCTTTCAAGAGCTGCATGAACAACGGATGATTAAAATACAAAATAGGAACTATAAATCTTTGCTGCTCTTCTCCTTGTGATCCAACTTTGATCGCTAAGCATCCTTTTGGAATATCTTTGTTTTTGACCGTTTGTTTGCGATGTAAATGGAAGCTTTTCAGGTTTTTTTCTCCAGTCCCCATGATTTTTAGAAAGCGTTTTAGAAAAATGATGGAAAAACAAGGACTCAGAATTAAAAAAAAAAAAATTCTCAAAGGAAATTAGGCTAGAAAGCAGGCCATGGCTCTTCAAGTGTCAGAGATGAGAATTCGAGAGAACTAATAAGGTTGCTCATTTTTTTGTGGAGATAACAACTAGATGAATGAAAGAAGCAAACGAGGGGGCTTTGTTTATAAAGAGAAAATACATAACTGTAAAGAATAAGTCCATCGAAATGAATTGGGACTCTCCTATTTTCTTATTCAATTTCTCATAATAAATACAGTGGTGGTATTTTAATTTCCTATTTGGTTGTCATTTGCTTTATAAAAACCGCATAACAACCAATGGGTATTTTTAAGAAGTTATAAATTAATCAGCAATAATTGTGAAAAAAAATAAACGGTAGTTAACTATAATATATTCGAGAAGTTCTATCGATTTGTACTTCTTATATTGTAATTAAATACAATAAGACATTATAATAATGATGGGAAGTGTGAGACTTGAAAGAAAAAACATAGACAACATATATTCTTAACAATAATATTATTTTGATTCGTAAAATTATACGAATATATATGTTTTCCATTTCTATATATTAAAAAAATGTTTTATAAGACTATTCTATCATTTACAAAATCAAATCTATCATTATGCAAAAAATTTGTTTGCGACATCAAATTTTCCCTGAACATCTGTATAACGGAATGAAATAATCTTCTGTTAAAAAAATCTTATGTTTTGTCTTTGTGTGTAAAAGCGTGGTTTTCCTTTGTTTTTTTACCAATTATCTTACCATTCCTGCCAAATTTATTTATTCATCAATAACCTATAATTCCTTGATCAATAAATTTAGATTAAATACAAAATAATATTTGTATTGGTTTGTACTTTGTATATATATATGATACACCGTGTGTAGTTGATGATATTAATTTTTTGTGCTAATTGCTCATATATACATAGTTAATTATCGTCAACAGATAGTTCTAAGAGTACTAATGTGGTCAGCAACTGAGGTCTGAGCTGAACATAAATGAGTAGTGACGACCGACGAACCGAGGGCCACGATTAATATTGGGTTGGTGACTCAAGAAAAAGGTTGACACTTTTAATTAAGTACTAACCGAGTAAATTAGTCAAATTATTCGACTAACTACTGTTTTACCTAAAATATGAACCATCATGTAGTGACGGAAACATATCAGCAATAGCGTGATCAAAGTATATCTAGAAATGAAAATTTACAGTTGACTAATCTCATATACTCAAGACTTCTTTTTTATTAAACGGATAGAATAAGTTTTAAGAAACTTATGATAAATCCAACGATATAGCAAATTAAGTAACATCCATTGGCACAAAGTGTTTTTTTTTTTTTGCTTAAACTTTAATTATTGGCACAATGTTGATCAGTCGACTGCTTTCATTTTCTGTTTGCTTTCCTTTCATTAAATTACGTGCAACGATTATTATACATTATTGGAGCGGCTTAGGTATTGTTAGTTATAAAGAAACCGAATCGATGTCGTCACATGATCAAGATGTGGTGGTGTTGTGGAGGCGATGTATATTTTTTGGATTCTTGTAATCAAAATGTCACTTCTATATAATTATTATTATGTATGACTTCATGTACACATCATGCAAATCAATATCTAAAACGTACAAGTATAATAGATCTAAACATACCACTGTTATAGCTTTAATAGATAAATGTCATAATCAAAAGTGAGGGACTATTCGATGAACTTCTAATACAGCCGGTCTCGGACGACATGCCGACGTATAAACCACCCTTTAAAATATTTAAAACCTATTCAGTCGATTGGGTCAACGGGTTTGGTATAAATCGGTTGGGTCGATTTCGCTCGGGACGTTGTTTTCTAATTTCTTTATCGGTGTAATATTATCATCTCGATGGATTTTTTTTTTTTTGAACTGATAGAAATATGGTTGATCTCGATGGATTTTGAATAACTCAAAACATAGATATTGGCACATTCAAAAGACAAAATTCAATAGAAGAGAAATTGGGAAATTGATATTCTTCCCTAATATTTATATTCTGAATGGTACCACAGCTATGAATTACAAATACAACGAATATATTTTTTTATAAAATGTTTTCCGATTTCTTGGCGAGTTGAATAAAAAACGAGGCCGTCCAAGTTGGTGGTAGTGTGACATGGTAGCGAATACTAATGGTACACTGAAAAGAAAAGAAAAAAAATATATACAAAATTCTAGGACATGTCACTCTATCAGTATCTAGAACCAAAAATTAAATAAGAAAAGTTGAATATCTTAGACCCGTTCGAAATTGAAATAGATAAGATAAAGCGGAGCACACTAACAATAATGACACCTATATTCACTTTGTGTGGAAAATGAGACAACGATATTCCTAAATAAGTCAACTTTATGGGACGGTGTGGGTCTCGACCTTAGATTATATCTTTATTTTATCGGCCCTTGTCATACTTTTCATTTTAACTTTTCATTCTAAACAGAAGTTACAATCATTCCATTTTATTTTACGCCGCTGGGTCATCAAGTATTCAATTATGCGCACTAACAAACTCTAATATTGATATTTTTGCAAAGCGTAGTAGACTAAAGAATTTTTTTTGTTTCTAAATCATTTATTATACTAATCGAAGTTTATATTGTTGTATCATCATTTTAATTTTTCAAATTAATAAGAAGTTCAGTTTTTTTTTATAACGCTGATTTATTATGACAATTTATGAGAAAGATTACATAGACGATTCGACAACCAACAATATTACCTGTCTTATGAAGATCTACGCCTAACTGCATCATCTGAGCCGTCCAGATTTACTTGCACCATGTTGAAGATTCCTTGTAAACCTTTCTTCTCTAGCTTGCATTAATAAATCGCTCTCTCCGGGACTTGAAACCTGGATTTTCTGTAATCTGCAAGAAATTATATAGTATGGGGTTCGAACCCCAGACATGGGTGTAGAAGCCTTTACACCTTAACCAGTAGGATATGGTGCTTCTATGATAAGAAGTTAAGCTATGCTTTACAAATAGAATTTTCACATATTTCCTTTATTTTATTTTTGTCAAACCATTCATTATTTGTCGCAAACAAAAACGGAATTTACACCATAGGTGAGTTAAAAGCTACAAGAGCCATTGCTTTAACTAGTCTATCAGCAGCCTTATTCTTGATACGAGGGATAAAAGAGAAAGAGGCAGTCCACAGATCGACTCATCATACCAATGTCGTGGAGGATACCTTGGATGGCAGTCACATAAGAATTTTTCACATATTTCCTATTATTCTGAATTTCACCATTTAAAAAGAGCAATTCGCATGAGTGATTTCGCTGTAAGTTTTTTTTTTTAATATAGTTTAGCAGCACACCGCTTCTAATGAACTATGTAAACGACAATGGGCCTTCTGTTATTTAATGCTCTTTTTTTGCTTATTCAATATGATTGCCTGCATTGGCCCAATTAAAATCCATGGATCCAATTCCATTCTCTTATTTTTCCCTATTTAAGATTATAAGTTTTTTGTACAAAATAGATAAAAAAAGGAAACTAAAAATAGTTGAATTATGCACTATTCACAATCTCATACCATATATATATGGTGTATCAACTGAAAAGATATATGATATTTCATCCATTTCAGTTTAGTTGTCGATGTAAAGTAAAATTTTTGTTTTAAAATAAGTATAGTTTTATAATTTCAATTCAAAATTTATTGATTTTATATTTTAATCAATTTTCTAATGATTGAAATTTGGTTAGGACTTAAGTGTATTGGTAATGGTGTTTTTACTTAGTAACTATACAAAATTACATTTTTTCTTAATATGTGTACTCAAGTCTAAAACGACAATTAAAATGCAACGGAGAGAGTATCAAAGAGGTTTAATACCTATGTTCCATGGAATTAGAAGTGAGTACACGGAAGCGGAATCATATGAAAACGTAGAAGTAAGATTTTTAAAAAATTAGGAAGCGGGTGCGTGTTAGAATCTTATATATATTTAAATAAAATAAATTTATAATTCATGACTAAAAATATATAATTCAAATTAAAATAAAACATTTATTCATTTATAATAATTTTAATGATTTCATATTAAGAATGTAAAAATACACATAAATTAAGTTATATCTCTAATAAGAATATCAATGCATAAAGATAATGTTAGTTTTAATATTTGTATATTTATATTCTATCTATTTCATTACTATTAAATTTTAGACTTTTATAAAAATAATAAACATGATTTGTAATTTTTATTTATTTATGACATTGTCTTTTTTAAGCGGAAGCGTGATTCCGAAACAGAATCGTAAGCTTCCAACGTGTTTTTAAATAGGTTATTTTAGAAGCGCTTTGGAAGCGAGATTCCATAACTTTTCACAAGGTTGAGATTCCAAAACGATTACCGATGAAGCTTCCGCACAACCTAGTTTAATACCGGACGTTAACATATATAATTTTGTCTAATCAACCTCTTACACTTTTAACAAAAATGCATTATGTTACACTTTTAGGAAAAAAACACACGTATTAAGAAAAAAAAAATTATCTAGAAAGTATCCCTCAACTATAAAATAATTGTGTTCAACCAATTGCAAAATAAATGATTAAATATGATTGGTTACACGGTATTTAATGAAGTAAAAGTTACCAAGAAAATTTAAATCATCATCAAATTTTTTGGAAACATCCTACATTTAGAAGGAGTATTAATAAAGCACACTTATGGTAAATTTTAGGCAACCGGCCTTTAATTGCTTGACAGTTGAAATTAAGGTATTTTATCGATAATAAATGTCATTACACACTTGAGAAGTCTAACAAAATTAAAATAATTGACCCAGAACCACAGTCGTAGGTTTAGCAGGAATGACACTGAAAACCGTAAAAACATGGTCAAAGTCTTCGGTTAAAAGTACATAGTAAAAAGATGAATCCGATGAGCCATGGTTCATAGAAACTTGTGTCATCCGTGAAAAAGTTTAGAAAGGCCAAAATATTAAAAGCATCACTTTATTTAATACTAGTAGTAAGATTTTCCTCTACATATTTATTTTAAAATAAGAATTTATTTTCTCTAACTAATCTTTTTCTTGTGAGATATATTTCTAGATTAGTAAAGGGTTTCTCGTTTCGAAATATAAAATTAAGTTATTTCACAAAATAAATCGAAGTATAAACTCAATGAGCAATTGTAGTACCCTGAATTTTGCATTACCCTCATTTTGTTTTGATTTTTGTTCAAATACCCTCGTTTTGTTTAATTTATGAATTAATACACAAATAAATAACACACACACACATATGTATAACTTAGTAGTCTTAATATATCTTTCCGCTGGATAGACTTCGTATAGTTTACGAAATATCTGGAATATGTTCATCGTACATTAAGAGGATAAGGTTTCAAGAACAAGTCTGGACTTAAGTATTTCTTCATTCTCGAGAGAAAGATGTAAGTATATAGTAAAGACATAAATCTTCCACGAGCAGATGACACAATTCTCCAAAGAGAATTATAAAATACTAGCAATCAAGTTATAACAATAGATCATACAAAATTAAGTTTATTCCGAGACTAAATGAAATATTTTTACATTTGAGTGGTATATAAAATGATTACAGTTTCATACAGTGTGAGTAATCTAGAAGGAGAAAGAGATATAGAAATTCTAGCTCTTGACCACAGCTCTTCATCCCATGCAAAAAGTATCTGCATAAGTTAATAAAAGGGTTAGTACAATATTGTCATCGCATATATAACTCTTCTTAACTCCAGAAGAGGATCCAGAAAACCCTAGTTATGTCATAAATAGTTAATAAAGAATTAAGATTCAAATCTCGTAGATCTGGTATGGTAATAAACAGACAGATCTGAAACTAGACTATCATCATCATGCATGACCAAGAAGATCCAATCTTATAACTTAACTCTTCCTGACAATAAAAAAACAATCATATCAGAATCATAGCAGCGCAGAAAAACTCAAAATACTATAAACATATGTAGAAAAGGTTGTAATGATGAAACTTTTCAGATTCCAAGAGTAAGAAAGTCAGATTCTTTCATCATTACACCAATCTGCAAGTACCTGAAAACTTTTATTTTCCCTACTGGTCCCAAGCACACGTAGATAAAAACCGTGTTTAATGCAAATATTAATCAATAAAACGTGTAACTGAATCAGAGAAAGCAAATTTAAAATATCAAAACCTTTAACATCGGTTCAATCCAAAGATCTGAAACCCTAAATTGAGAAAAATGGAAGAATAAGGAACAATGGAGTATTCAGGGAGCAATAATTGGGGGGAATGAAGCCTGGTCCGACGACACTAAAACCCTAATCAGATCTCAAACATAGAGGTTTGATTCGATTAGATCGAAGAGGATCCAACATGAGTAGATAGAGCTAGAGTCCTCGAGCCAGACAACATTCCCCTCAAAAGAGAAAACCCCTTCCTTCAAAAAAACCCTTATCAAGATCAAACTCTAGGGTTTGTAGTTATCTAAAAATATATCTCTATATGTCCTTCCCCCACTAGATCCGGCTAGGATCAATGGAGAAGAAGCAGAGAGAAAGAGAGATGGAGAAGAAGATAAGTGAGTGGTGATGAAGGAAGAGAGAATGATGAAATAAAAAGGGCTTTTATGTAGAAATTGAGTAGTGGAGAGCCAAAGCTATACAAGACAAAAAACATGGGTGTCTCTGGTCCCACACGCTCTTCCTATCCTCTCCATCTCTCTCTCTCTCTAGCAATACATACTACTAGTATAACATTGGCTTTTCAAGTTTCAAGATATCGCAGTAAAAACTTTGGATTTACTTTTTGAGACATGTCACTGGATTCTCATTTACTGTGTTATTACTTGTTCGAGCAAAAATATAATTCAAGTTCCCATCCCTTCTACTAGTGCTAAATTGAGCCTATTTCCAACGTTCTTTACTAATTCTTATATTTTTTATTTTATTTTAACTGATTTATTCTTATATTTTGATAATAAAAATGGTTTCAAGTCCAAAAAAAACGAAAATTTAATGGTTGAATTAAAGTTCTTTATAGTTTGATGATTTATGCCACTATAGTATCATTGTGGTTTAAAATTTTAAATGGCGCCCGTGCAACAGAATATACGGAATATCTCTGATACGTGCGGATTAAAATGTTAATGGATTATAATCAACTAGCATGTTATACTAGTCTTACCATGGTAACAAATGTTTAACTTAACCATTTCTAAATTATTGCATTCTAAGAGATAGAGGAGCATCATTTTCTACCACCACTTCTTCCGCAACTATTACCAGTTCACAGCCTCAAATCTAATAAACCAATCGCCAACACTCTTTGATTTCCAAAAAAAAATATCTGACGAGGTACCCAAACAAGTTGTTTCAGCTCTATGGTCCCCCGAAAATAAAATAATGAAAAGAAACTAGAGCTGGAAACGCGTAAGAGAATTAGAAAGTAAGAAAAGTACAAAAACTATATGAATCACTATATAAATTAAGAGAATAAAGAAAAATGTAAATCTGAGAAATGGAAAGGGAATCAAAAAGGGGGAAAGGAGTGACTATAAAAGTTAGTCAGAGGAGTGGTTGAGTTTATTGAGCTGCCCAATATTAGCATTCTTCATTTATTGTCTCTCACCTTTTTCTTGTTTTCTTCGTTGTTTTAATATTTGTGTTTCACCTTTATTTAAATTCACCCGTTTCATTTTTGATTTATAATAAAGAAACGAAGAAAACTTTTTACTACGAGGTACCCATCATCAAATATAAACGAAATGAGAGTTTATAAAGGATCATTTGCTAACTTAAAAAAGTTACAACACGGTTACATATTAAAAATGTGATTCTTCCATTTTCTTAACATAGTGTTTCTTCCATTAGAACGAATTAGTTAGCAAATGAACTGTCTCGTTTATAATACGAAGGATCATAGCGAAGCACTGAATTTGCAGTATGATGGGATCTATGAAAAGCATTATAAATAAGAACCTGTATTTTCTCATATTTAAATCACAAACATAATATAAAAGAACAATAATTATCTTACGAACTGTTAGACCAAATACGTTTTTACTAACTGGGGGTTTAATCAGCAATATCTTTTTAAATCATTCATCATCATGTTAATTTATTGTTAAGTTTCGAGTCGTTGAGGTTCGTGAAATGGTCCATGCACATGGGGAACTCGTATTTTTTGGCTATTTCCCTTGGGGACTCTTTTTCTGGTGTTAAGTCAAAGTCTCTGCGTTTTCCTAAGCTTTTGTATATAAAGAAATTGACTAATAAAATTAATTTTTCGTGTAACCTTCAACATTTTCCCAGTTTTTATCTGCTTCAAAAGAGTATAGACTACTTGGTTGTTAACTTCTTGTACAATACATATATTTAGTTATTAATACTATTTTAAAAATTATGTCGGCAAAAAAATTATGGAACTTGTGGTAAAATCTTTAATCTTCGACTCGGGTTTTTTAAGTTTGTTACGTAAAAAGTTTTTCAATGTTCAGGATTGAGTTTTTTCTTCTTCAGTCCCGAAAAATAAAAATTGTGACAAGCATGTAACGGAGATGAAAGTCACCATGTTTCATAACGGTAAACGTTTTGGTCAACGAGGAAGAAAGAAAAGTAATCATGATATCAATCTGGTAATTAGTTAATGCTCTTGTTTTTATTTTCGAGATTTAGTGAGAGATTTAATCGGTCTGTGCTCTGTGCATCGTTTTCACGCAAACGAAGCACTTTAATGAAACTAGCAGTTATAATCATTCTCTCTTACGCAATAATTAAGCTCAGCAATCTATATTTATTTATTTTCAGTAAGCTATTTTATTTTCGCATGACTATTCAAGTGTATTATACTCCATACATTTCACTATAGTTATCATTGTACAGTAAAAAAATTGTTTTAAAATAAGTGTTATTTTATAATTTGAATGCAAAATTTATTAATTTTACATTGAATTTATATATTAATAAAACATATTAATTTTTGGTATTAGATACATATTTTTGTTATCTATTTTCATAATTACAAACCAAGAAAGTTAAATAATACAATTAATTTTTTAAAGTTACGATTAATCATTGTTACTTGATAAAACGCATTAAAAAATTGAAATATACATTTAAAAAAAAATCTAAACCATGCATATTTATGAAACCAAGGGAGTAATAGTTATAGTTACACTATTATATATTCTAATGTATAATAGTATATACTTATTTTCTTTAATATTAAATGTAGTTGTAGAATTTAAATTTTGTTTCACTATAAATTTTTTTTATATTTCAATACATATTTTTTTGGTAATTTTTTCAATAGTATTTATATTTTAAGCTTATTGATTAAGAAAATCAAACAAAACAATATTTTAATTAAAGGTATAATAATTATTTAATAATTATTTGATATGTGCAAAAAAAAAACTTAAACAAATGAAACGGAGGAAATAGTAATTATCCTTTTTCAACCACTTTTTATGTTGTTGTCAACATGTTTTTATTTTTAAAACAATGCATTTTTTTGTGTTTGAAACTTTTTGTCAATAATATCTTCAATCTTTTTCTTCTTGTGATAACAAATTTCTTCATTCTTAAGTATAACCTGAAGAAAATCAATCACTATTTT
Proteins encoded in this window:
- the LOC106339994 gene encoding auxin-responsive protein SAUR32, yielding MGTGEKNLKSFHLHRKQTVKNKDIPKGCLAIKVGSQGEEQQRFIVPILYFNHPLFMQLLKEAEDEYGFDQKGTITIPCHVAEFRYVQALIDGERMVYHGNKNHLHKHSGRELYHPLVGCFRA